One genomic region from Hemiscyllium ocellatum isolate sHemOce1 chromosome 13, sHemOce1.pat.X.cur, whole genome shotgun sequence encodes:
- the efhd1 gene encoding EF-hand domain-containing protein D1 isoform X3 — protein sequence MELKLMMEKLGAPQTHIGLKKMIKEVDEDFDGKLNFREFLLIFHKAAAGELEEDSGLMALARLSEIDVSTEGVQGAKHFFEAKAQALTTGSRFEAEIKAENERRKRIEEDRKQRRAAFKELKAAFM from the exons ATGGAACTAAAGTTGATGATGGAGAAACTTGGAGCTCCTCAGACTCACATTGGCTTGAAAAAAATGATCAAAGAAGTAGATGAGGATTTTGATGGAAAGCTGAATTTCAGAGAG TTTCTTCTGATCTTCCACAAGGCGGCAGCAGGCGAGTTGGAGGAAGACAGTGGGTTGATGGCTCTCGCCAGGCTTTCAGAAATTGATGTCTCAACCGAGGGGGTTCAAGGTGCCAAGCATTTCTTTGAGGCAAAG GCTCAGGCTCTGACAACTGGCAGCAGGTTTGAAGCTGAAATCAAAGCCGAGAATGAGCGGCGCAAGCGTATAGAAGAGGACAGGAAGCAACGAAGAGCAGCCTTTAAAGAACTGAAGGCCGCATTTATGTAG